The genomic window AGCAAGAAAAGCAGAAGCAAAACGCATCAGAGTCTTAGCAAGTATGAGTGAAAAACAAGGGGATAAATTACGAAACTATCTAATTAGGGAAATGCAACGAGTTAATAAAACAAAAATAGAGGGTGTAACTTGTAAATTATCCATGCGAAAAAAACAACCGAGTATCTGTTTAAAAGTAGAACCCGAAGAACTTCCCGATGAATTTAAACGAGTAAAAATTGAACCTAATTTAACAGAAATTAGAAAAGCCCTCAAATCTCAAAAAGACCTTGATTGGGCTTTTCTTAGCGATGATGAAGACTATAGCTTAACCATTAAATGAATCTTTAATTGTCATTCCGAGGAAACGAGGAATCTGCGTAACGTCTTAATCATAATTAATAGTGTTAGAAAGGCAACAGGATAGAAAAAGTCTTGCTTTGCCTATTGCCTATTGCCTGTTATATTTTTGTGCCACATTCAGGACAAAACTTGTTAGTAACAGGGTTATCCGTACCACAGTAAGTACAACGAATTAACTCTGTCATCAACTCGGAAGACTTTAACTCAGGAAGTCCGATCATTTGAGCATTACTCTTACCAGGGGCAACCATCGGATAACAATTTTCATCCCGTTTCACATGAACATCCATCAAAACAGGGCCATCATGGGCTAACATTTCAGCCACTGCACCAGCCAACTGAGAATGCTCTGTAACAGTGATTCCTTTAACACCGAACGCTTTAGCCAATAATTCAAAATCAGGCATTCCCGTCTGCATATTAGACGAAGAATAACGCTCACCGTAAAAGGTTTGTTGCCATTGGCGTACCATTCCCTGCCAACCATTATTAATAATGACGGTTTTCGCAGCAATGTTATACTGTGCGAGGGTTGCCAACTCTTGGAGATTCATCTGAAAACTCGCATCACCGCTAATACAGATTACCTCTTCTTCGGGTAGCGCCACTTTAACACCCATCGCTGCCGGCATTCCATAACCCATTGTGCCTAACCCTGCGCTAGAAATCCAACGACGGGGCCCGTTATTTAAGAATTGCGCCGCCCACATTTGATGCTGTCCCACATCCGTCGTATAGTAGGCGTGAGGAGCTTGACGACCCACTTCGACGATCACCTCTTGAGGGGAGATGCGATGGTCATAATGGGGAGCAACGAGGGGATATTGTTCACGCCAACGATTAATACGGTTTAACCAAGGTGTGGTTTTTTCAGCATCCAGAGGAACATCAATTTCTCGCGATCGCTGTAATAATTGTTCTAATACCTGACGCACATCTCCGACGATGGGAACTTCAGGGAGTCTATTTTTACCCACTTCCGCCGGATCAATATCAATATGAATGACCCTAGCACGGGAAGCAAACTCATCCAATTTACCCGTTACCCGATCATCAAATCTGGCTCCCACCGCGATCAATAAATCACACTCACTCACCGCAAAGTTAGCGTAAGCAGTGCCGTGCATTCCCAACATTCCCACCGATAACGGGTGATGTTCATCAAAGGAACCAATACCCATTAACGTGGTGGTGACAGGAATTTGAAACCGTTCAGCCAATTCTTGGACTTGAGCGTGGGCATTAGCGGCGATCGCTCCACCCCCAACATACAATAAAGGACGTTCTGAGGTTTCGATTAAGGATAAGGCTGCATTAATTTGACGGGGGTTTCCTTTCACCGTAGGACGATACCCTGGTAATTTCACTTGGCCAGGTTCAACGGGAATATAGTCACATTCTTCAAGGCCGACATCTTTGGGAACATCAATTAAGACCGGTCCTGGTCGTCCCGTACTGGCGATATGAAACGCTTCAGCCACGATTTTAGCCATATCTTCGGCATGACGCACCACATAGGAATGTTTAACAATAGGTAGGGTAATCCCAAAAATATCCGTTTCTTGGAAAGCGTCGCTACCAATGGCCGCCCTTCCCACTTGTCCCGTTACCACTACCATCGGAATTGAATCCAGGTGTGCCGTGGCGATCCCTGTCACTAAATTGGTTGCCCCTGGTCCAGAGGTTCCGAAACAGACTCCCACTTTACCCGTAGCACGGGCATAACCATCGGCCGCATGGGACGCTCCTTGTTCGTGGCGCACTAAGAAATGTTGGATGTCTCCCCTAGCTTCGGCTCGGTATAATTCGTCATAGATGGGGAGAATTGCTCCCCCCGGATAACCAAAAATGTGTTTAACGCCGTGACGTACCAGGCTATCGATTAAGGCATAAGCCCCTGTACGCCGTTGGGGAGTTTCTGCTAAGGGTGAAGTTATTTTTGCTATTGAAGAAACCACAGGGCAAACCGTCTCACTTAATTGCTATCTATATTTTCTATTTTAGTTTTGTTGTCTCTTTTACAACATAAGAAATCCTAACATTTCTGAGCATATCCTAAAAGGGTAGGATTATATCTCGATTTTAGCCTACTAATACCTGAGTGCGGTGTTAGGTGTTCGGAGTGCGACTAGGTTGTGCTAGGCAACGGAGTTGGGTATTTTTTTAACGAGATAATAAACCTGAGTTCGAGGTTAGGGGTTCGGAGGTCGGAGTTAGATCATATTTAACAAATATAAGTTGTCTTGCCTCACTAATAATTTAATGACTTTGAAATTGTTGTAGTAACCAGCGATTTACTTCGGAATGCTTCGTCTGGCTACTTTTTTGTAACGCTTTAACTCAAATAGCAATGTCTAAGTCTGATAAAACTTGAGATTGAGTAATTCTTTTGCTTCCTTTATCTTCTATTTGGAAAGCAATAATGTAATAATAAGATGGGAATTATGCCCACCTTATTTATTCTTGAAAAATCAAGGTTATAAAATTTTAGGTAGAATTAATCCTAAAGTTAATAAAATTCCACTAAAAAAGTGAAGTCTAACTGCAATAAATTTACAATTGCTAACTTGAGCAGGTTGATCATGATTTTTGTTAACATGACTCACCAATTGATAAGCAATCGGACAACTTAGAAACACTAAAGCAGTCCAAAAAGAAAAGAGATTAAATAGAGAAAATATACCAATCAAAAAGAAAAACAAGGCTGTTGTTACCATTAATACTACAGAGCCTAATTTTGTTCCTAAACGAACGATAGGGGAACGTTTTCCCGCAGCTAAATCATCTTCTACTTGATGAAAATGGGAACAAAAAAGAATAATAGATGTGCTAATTCCTATGAGAATTCCTGGGGCTAAACTTAATAAAGAAAATTCTTGGCTTTGGGAATAATAAGCAGCAGCGATCGCCAGAGGACCAAAAGCAAAAAAACAAATAATTTCCCCTAACCCTTGATAGCCAAAACGAAAAGGAGGTCCTTGGTAAGTATAGCCTAAAGCACAACAAAGCACTATAATGCTTAAGACTGTTACATCTTTTTGCCACCAGGCGATTAATAAAATTCCTAGAATGCCTAAGCCTAAAAAAGCATTAGCTAACCAAAACATTAAGGACTTATTTCCTGTCAAATTGACAATAGAATGAGCTTTATTTTTATCAATTCCTGTCTCAGCATCAAAAACATCATTACTAATATTGAGCCAAGCAATAATTAAAATAGCTGATGTTAAAAAAGTCCCAAAAATTTTGGTGTCAAATAGTCCTGTTTCCCCAAAAGCAGCCGCAGTTCCTACAGTAATTGGTATAATAGCGACGCTGTACATAGGGGGTTTGATGGCAGCAAGCCACAATTTTCCTTTTGATGGGGGTAAACTCTGAGTTGTGGTGGGTGTTGTGGTCATAAAGTATCTGGTTGGGAATAATCTCTATGATATGATCCTCAAAAGAGGCGCAATCAACGGTATGGATAACATTAAAGACATACCATCAATATCGGGCTAAAGTGAAACAAATTATAAATAACTTTACGATGTCTGTTGCTACACCCATCATTCCTGATACGACGCATATCGGGTATGATCAACATCGTCTTGAACAATTACTTCTGACCCATAAAGCAACTCTAGATGGACATAATCAGTCAATTATTGTAAGTTTATCTCAGAGAATTGACGAAATTGATCCTTTATCGATTTTAGCATTTTTAACCCATGAAACAATCAATAATTTTTCTAAAGATGAAATTTATTTTTATTGGGAAAATCAAGGTAAAACTGAAGCTATTTTAGGCTATGGTGTTACCCACTCTTCTCAACTAAATATAAAAGATCGATTTACGAAGTCCCAACAATTTGTCGAAGACTGTTTTCATAAAATCATTAAGGTTGATCAAGATAATTTATCCGATTCTTCTCCTCATATTTTTTGTGGATTTACCTTTTTTTCTGAAACTAATCAACAACAATTTCCGTTTCCTTCCGCTTTTTCCTTTTTG from Crocosphaera subtropica ATCC 51142 includes these protein-coding regions:
- a CDS encoding siphovirus Gp157 family protein; the encoded protein is MTQSNHTLWNISEEMIELENLINQLQDSEELSEEEKEVKINELFSEWLTADTNFEEKAEKVAHYIKYLEAITEARKAEAKRIRVLASMSEKQGDKLRNYLIREMQRVNKTKIEGVTCKLSMRKKQPSICLKVEPEELPDEFKRVKIEPNLTEIRKALKSQKDLDWAFLSDDEDYSLTIK
- the menA gene encoding 2-carboxy-1,4-naphthoquinone phytyltransferase, with translation MTTTPTTTQSLPPSKGKLWLAAIKPPMYSVAIIPITVGTAAAFGETGLFDTKIFGTFLTSAILIIAWLNISNDVFDAETGIDKNKAHSIVNLTGNKSLMFWLANAFLGLGILGILLIAWWQKDVTVLSIIVLCCALGYTYQGPPFRFGYQGLGEIICFFAFGPLAIAAAYYSQSQEFSLLSLAPGILIGISTSIILFCSHFHQVEDDLAAGKRSPIVRLGTKLGSVVLMVTTALFFFLIGIFSLFNLFSFWTALVFLSCPIAYQLVSHVNKNHDQPAQVSNCKFIAVRLHFFSGILLTLGLILPKIL
- the ilvB gene encoding biosynthetic-type acetolactate synthase large subunit encodes the protein MVSSIAKITSPLAETPQRRTGAYALIDSLVRHGVKHIFGYPGGAILPIYDELYRAEARGDIQHFLVRHEQGASHAADGYARATGKVGVCFGTSGPGATNLVTGIATAHLDSIPMVVVTGQVGRAAIGSDAFQETDIFGITLPIVKHSYVVRHAEDMAKIVAEAFHIASTGRPGPVLIDVPKDVGLEECDYIPVEPGQVKLPGYRPTVKGNPRQINAALSLIETSERPLLYVGGGAIAANAHAQVQELAERFQIPVTTTLMGIGSFDEHHPLSVGMLGMHGTAYANFAVSECDLLIAVGARFDDRVTGKLDEFASRARVIHIDIDPAEVGKNRLPEVPIVGDVRQVLEQLLQRSREIDVPLDAEKTTPWLNRINRWREQYPLVAPHYDHRISPQEVIVEVGRQAPHAYYTTDVGQHQMWAAQFLNNGPRRWISSAGLGTMGYGMPAAMGVKVALPEEEVICISGDASFQMNLQELATLAQYNIAAKTVIINNGWQGMVRQWQQTFYGERYSSSNMQTGMPDFELLAKAFGVKGITVTEHSQLAGAVAEMLAHDGPVLMDVHVKRDENCYPMVAPGKSNAQMIGLPELKSSELMTELIRCTYCGTDNPVTNKFCPECGTKI